The following coding sequences are from one Musa acuminata AAA Group cultivar baxijiao chromosome BXJ2-4, Cavendish_Baxijiao_AAA, whole genome shotgun sequence window:
- the LOC135611247 gene encoding EIN3-binding F-box protein 1-like, producing the protein MAALVNRRGSDDICPGGPLFSNLVDSSLLLSLTRNVDVYCPPRKRPRVTAPLIFRAGEKIADEKLQRSIDTLPEECLFEILRRLPGDKERSNSACVSKRWLMLLSSIRSSEIAQKKPSVESVKKPVPDLNKDCALDEHESENNGYLTRRLDAEEATDIRLASIALGTYSRGGLGKLFVRGSNSTRLTDVGLSAIAHACPSLHVLSMWKVPLITDAGLSEIADGCPLLERLDLCQCPLISDKGLMAVAQKCPNLMSLTIDSCSSIGNEGLQVIGRCCPKLKSVSIKDCLHVGDRGIASLVSSASSSLERLKLHTLNISDISLAVIGNYGKNVIELSLIGLQNVGEKGFWVMGNTLGLQKLRSITITCCGKLTDRGLEAIAKGSPFLKHLSVHKCYYLSDDGLKAFAETARALESLHLEDCNRITLMGVTALLACNSELKSLALVRCLGLKDLAFSPTRLPSCVSLTSLTIRDCPGVTGASLQVVGRICSQLQKIDLSGQAGVTDASLIQLIGSSEVGFVEVNLCGCVDLTDDLVTLLVKAHGSTLKMLNLNGCKKITDRSLLAVADSCSMLDDLDLSCCSVSDYGVAVLASARQLNLHVLSLSSCSKVTQKIVPFLGNLGKSMVGLNLQNCSLISTHGIVLLEEKLWWCDIIS; encoded by the exons ATGGCGGCGCTCGTCAACCGCAGAG GTAGCGATGATATATGCCCTGGTGGCCCTCTCTTCTCGAACCTCGTGGATTCGAGCTTGCTTCTGTCTCTCACGCGTAACGTCGATGTCTATTGCCCTCCTCGTAAGAGGCCCAGGGTCACTGCTCCGCTCATCTTTCGAGCAGGAGAGAAAATCGCGGATGAGAAGCTGCAGCGTTCGATCGACACTCTTCCTGAAGAGTGCCTCTTTGAGATCCTCAGGCGGTTGCCAGGAGATAAAGAGAGGAGCAACTCCGCTTGCGTGTCTAAGCGCTGGCTTATGCTTCTGAGCAGCATCCGTTCTTCTGAGATAGCTCAGAAGAAGCCTAGTGTCGAATCTGTGAAGAAACCTGTGCCGGATCTGAATAAAGATTGTGCTCTGGATGAGCATGAAAGTGAGAACAATGGTTATCTCACCAGGCGCTTGGATGCAGAGGAAGCTACCGATATTAGACTTGCTTCTATTGCCCTTGGTACCTACAGCCGAGGTGGGCTGGGCAAGCTTTTCGTTCGAGGAAGTAATTCCACTCGGCTCACTGATGTGGGGCTCTCTGCAATTGCTCATGCTTGTCCTTCCCTTCATGTTCTATCCATGTGGAAGGTACCATTAATCACTGATGCTGGCCTGTCGGAGATTGCCGATGGATGCCCACTGTTGGAAAGGCTTGACCTTTGCCAGTGTCCGCTGATCTCTGACAAGGGCCTCATGGCTGTTGCTCAGAAGTGCCCCAACTTGATGTCTTTGACAATCGACTCATGCTCAAGCATCGGTAATGAAGGTCTTCAGGTTATTGGTCGTTGCTGTCCAAAATTAAAGTCTGTTTCCATCAAGGACTGCCTGCATGTTGGTGACAGAGGAATTGCAAGCTTGgtctcttctgcatcttcttccttGGAAAGGCTAAAACTTCACACCTTGAACATCAGTGACATTTCTCTTGCTGTTATTGGTAATTATGGAAAGAATGTTATTGAGCTATCTCTCATTGGGTTGCAGAATGTTGGCGAAAAGGGATTTTGGGTTATGGGAAACACTCTTGGCTTGCAGAAGTTGAGGTCCATAACCATTACTTGTTGCGGCAAGCTGACTGATAGAGGCTTGGAAGCTATTGCAAAGGGTTCCCCTTTCCTGAAGCATCTCTCTGTTCACAAGTGTTACTACCTTTCTGATGATGGTTTGAAAGCTTTTGCTGAAACAGCGAGGGCACTTGAGAGTTTGCACCTTGAAGATTGTAACCGGATTACTCTTATGGGTGTCACTGCTCTTTTGGCATGCAATTCAGAGTTAAAGTCACTAGCTTTGGTGCGATGCCTCGGCCTCAAAGATTTAGCTTTTTCCCCAACCCGGCTACCATCATGCGTGTCACTTACGTCCCTGACCATCCGAGACTGTCCAGGTGTCACGGGTGCTAGCTTGCAAGTGGTGGGGAGGATCTGCTCCCAGTTACAGAAAATAGACTTGAGTGGACAAGCCGGAGTCACTGATGCTTCGCTCATCCAATTGATTGGGAGTTCTGAGGTGGGCTTTGTGGAGGTCAATTTATGTGGTTGTGTTGATCTGACAGATGACTTGGTTACCTTGCTGGTTAAGGCACATGGAAGTACACTGAAGATGCTTAATCTTAATGGTTGTAAGAAGATTACTGATAGAAGCCTCCTAGCAGTTGCAGACAGCTGCTCCATGCTTGATGACCTGGATTTGTCATGTTGCTCAGTAAGTGATTACGGTGTGGCAGTCCTGGCATCAGCGAGGCAGCTTAATCTCCATGTCCTTTCACTTTCAAGTTGCTCAAAGGTCACTCAGAAGATTGTGCCATTCTTGGGAAACCTGGGGAAGTCTATGGTGGGACTGAATCTTCAGAACTGCAGCTTGATCAGCACCCATGGGATTGTTTTGCTCGAGGAGAAGCTATGGTGGTGTGATATCATATCCTAG
- the LOC135611249 gene encoding SPX domain-containing protein 1-like, whose amino-acid sequence MKFGKSLSNQIEETLPEWRDKFLSYKDLKRRLKLIAAGDKPAKRSKVAEDGAATGRAASLVTREEEEEEDFVRLLEAELDKFNTFFVEKEEEYIIRQKDLQDRVAEAVSKDSDEQLMKVRKEIVDFHGEIVLLENYSALNYTGLVKILKKYDKRTGALIRQPFIQKVLQQPFFTTDLLNKLVKECETMLDHLFPKNEPLTSTDDCDRENGEHKQSKPSSSLPQTVPELEEIEYMESLYMKSTIAALRALKEIRSGSSTVSFFSLPPLQSNGRKNKWNNVPILEQEAK is encoded by the exons ATGAAGTTCGGGAAGAGCCTCAGCAATCAGATAGAGGAGACGCTGCCGGAGTGGAGAGACAAGTTCCTCTCCTACAAGGACCTCAAGCGGCGCCTAAAGCTCATCGCCGCCGGAGATAAGCCTGCGAAGCGGTCCAAGGTGGCCGAGGACGGCGCGGCTACCGGCCGCGCCGCTTCCTTAGTGacccgggaggaggaggaggaggaggattttGTGAGGCTCCTCGAGGCCGAGCTCGACAAGTTCAACACCTTCTtcgtggagaaggaggaggagtacATCATTCGCCAAAAG GATCTGCAGGATCGAGTTGCCGAGGCTGTCTCAAAGGATTCTGATGAGCAGCTGATGAAAGTAAGGAAGGAGATCGTGGACTTCCATGGAGAGATAGTCCTCCTCGAGAACTACAGTGCCCTCAACTATACTG GGCTGGTAAAGATACTGAAGAAGTATGACAAGAGAACCGGAGCACTTATTCGGCAACCCTTCATCCAGAAGGTGCTGCAGCAGCCCTTCTTTACCACTGACCTGCTAAACAAACTTGTGAAGGAGTGTGAAACCATGCTGGACCACCTCTTCCCTAAGAACGAACCACTGACATCCACGGACGATTGCGATAGAGAGAATGGAGAGCATAAGCAATCAAAACCCAGCTCGTCGCTGCCCCAAACAGTTCCAGAGCTCGAGGAGATTGAATACATGGAGAGTTTGTACATGAAGAGCACAATTGCGGCATTGCGGGCTCTGAAAGAGATCAGGAGTGGAAGTTCCACCGTGAGCTTCTTTTCATTGCCTCCCTTGCAGAGCAATGGAAGGAAAAATAAGTGGAACAATGTTCCTATACTCGAACAAGAGGCCAAGTAA
- the LOC135611250 gene encoding uncharacterized protein LOC135611250, with translation MRSLTSTMNSQPLRHNQRTTATNQHESFTLLVVDMIENMQAMDSMRSRRNAELQPPVIREESRKIRKPVVIHLVSPTVIHAKSGEFMALVQRLTGRDSSAADIVGGSSGPAKAACFQGRKRQLPVRVKARALKAVGKETKTCLDQTSSSCQPSVPPALFLSDLSPPWSGVAELIAADHPLVYSSKF, from the exons atgcgttcgTTGACTTCCACGATGAACAGCCAACCGTTGCGACACAACCAACGAACAACCGCTACAAACCAGCACGAAAGCTTCACTCTTTTG GTTGTGGACATGATCGAGAACATGCAAGCCATGGACAGCATGAGATCTCGTCGGAACGCAGAGCTGCAGCCGCCGGTGATCCGTGAGGAGTCCCGCAAGATTCGCAAGCCCGTCGTCATCCACCTGGTGTCGCCCACGGTGATCCACGCGAAGTCCGGCGAGTTCATGGCGTTGGTTCAGCGCCTGACGGGGCGTGATTCATCGGCGGCCGACATCGTCGGCGGATCATCGGGACCTGCAAAGGCAGCTTGCTTCCAAGGACGAAAGCGGCAGCTTCCGGTGCGGGTCAAAGCTCGAGCACTGAAAGCCGTCGGCAAGGAGACGAAGACGTGTTTGGATCAGACCTCCTCATCGTGTCAGCCGTCCGTTCCGCCGGCGCTGTTCTTGAGTGACTTGAGCCCACCATGGTCGGGTGTCGCAGAGCTGATCGCTGCGGATCACCCATTAGTTTACTCGAGTAAATTCTAA